Part of the Candidatus Poribacteria bacterium genome, CGCTCCTGCGAATCCACGCGCGGACAAGTATGGGAGCGGGAGCCCAGATGGATTCCCGCTCCTGGCCCCGTGCACACGGGGCTGCGCGGGAATGACAGGTTACAGGCGGGAGTGACGGGGCAGAGAGCCGAAGAGCGTCACCGGCGGGCTCGACGGCAGCGGATACGGGACGAACATCAGCACCGCTTCGCCGCCAGCGTGGGAAACCTCATACCGCCCGGTGAGTCCGCGTTTCATTCCGCGCCCTACGTTATTCAGCCAGGACTTTCGCTTTGCACGTTATCGGAAGTACCGGTCAACCGGACATTGTAGCGTCCATGCGGGTTCTGCGAGAGCCCTTCTCGCTGGAACATGTCAATCTGGCACGTTTTCGAGTCCGGAGCGAAATTCCTGACCGCAACAGATCAGCCGAGAGCCACGACGATGCTATTCAATGCGCGTGAGGTCGATGAATTGCCTTCGCCAACTCCTTTGTGGCAGCGTGGCTACCCGAGTGCCACCGATAAGGTCATGAAGGGTTCGGTAATCTTCGCGGAATATGAATAGCGCATCAATCAGTACGTACGTTACCTGAGTCCCGCTGGACACTGCGGAATCCACGTCCGTCAGGATTAGGGACACGAATCCGCCGGCAAAAAACCCGCGACTGATAACGTATCGCCGAAAGCTGGCTCTCTTGCCGGTGACAGCATGGACGACCTGAATATTCAACCAGTGTTTGCCAAGCGTCTGACTTCTCCTCCATATGAGAATCCAATTCACGATGGCGACGGTGATTCCATACGTCACTCCAGCAACCACATACAGAAAGAGCGCAGTCGTATTACCGAATCCCAAACCAAACGGGGCGAGCCGTGCGATATACCACACCGCCACCGGGATAGTGGGATAGAGAAGGACATCCAGAACAGCGGCAGCCAGGCGCGATCCGCGCGATGCCACTTGGACCGAACCAAGGATCGAGTGCGGCGCTATCTCTTCCATGCCGATTCCGAAACACCCAATGAGCCGGCATCAGACGCCCGCAGGACTTCGACCAACCTCGCGTTGTCCTGGGGCAGCATGCACGTCACGCGCAGATGGTTCGGCATGTCGGGACGCTGTCGGACCTTGATGCCCGCGTCGTCGAGCGCCCGCTGAACCGCCGCCGGTTCCACGCCGTCGAGCCGCAGCAGGAAGAAGTTCGCGTCCGTCGGATAGACCCGCAGATAGGGGACTCCCCGCAGCGCGGACCCGAACGCGTCGCAGTCTCTCCGGACGCGCGCGACGACCTCGCGAAGATACTCCTGATCCTCCAGCGCGGCTTCGGCGGCGACCAGCGCCATCGAATCGACCGCCCATGGTATCTGGAACGCCGCGACGCGCTTCGCCATCTCCGGATGCGAGACGCAGTAGCCAACCCGCATCCCCGCCAGCCCG contains:
- a CDS encoding RDD family protein; translation: MEEIAPHSILGSVQVASRGSRLAAAVLDVLLYPTIPVAVWYIARLAPFGLGFGNTTALFLYVVAGVTYGITVAIVNWILIWRRSQTLGKHWLNIQVVHAVTGKRASFRRYVISRGFFAGGFVSLILTDVDSAVSSGTQVTYVLIDALFIFREDYRTLHDLIGGTRVATLPQRSWRRQFIDLTRIE